In Lacinutrix sp. Bg11-31, the DNA window AAGATACTCGTGTTGCAGTTGTTAAGTCAAGAGAGAAGAAAGCAGATACTCGTGTTGAAGTTGTTAAGTCAAGAAAGAAGAAAAAGGATACTCGTGTTGCTGTTGTTGAGCCAAGTGAGAAGAAAGAAGATGCTCGTGATGTTAAGTCAAGAGAGAAAAAAGAAGTAGATACTGCTGTTGCGGTTGCAAAACCTAGAGTAGCTAAAGAGGAAATAATAGCTAAAATACCAGCAAGAACTCGTAAAGAAAAAGAAACAAGAGTGGTTTCTAATGTGAATAAAAAAAATGTGTTTGAAATAGCTGCCGAAAGAGAAGAGGCAAAAAGAATTGCACGACTTAAAAATGAAAAAGATAATCCTGTTGCTGAGGTAGTACAAAAAAGCCCAGAAAAGCAACCTACCACTTTAATAGAGGTTAAAAAGGTTACTTACAATCTTTCTCAACCAGATAACGATAAGACTATAGAAAAACAAACTCGTGAAGATTATAGAGCTAATAATCTACGTCCTAATGGAACACGATACGAAAACTAATTAATAGAGTAAGTATTTAGCTCGCATTGCATTAAAACTATCTAAGCCATCTTTCCAGGTGGCTTTTATGTTTTCTATAGTTTCGCCAGCTTCAATTTGTTTCTGCAGTTGTTTTGTACCTGCAAGCTTTGTAAAAAAGCCATTAGATAAAAAGAACTTACTTTTATCACTCGTAGTATTATAAGCATTAATTAAGTGGCTTAAATCTATCTCACCTAACTTTTGTTCTTTTGTTAGATTGTAACCATTGCAAGCCTTGTTTTCGTGCTTAGGGTACTTAGAACCAAAGTTAGGTTGCGGTGTAAAACTAAAATCAGATTTTGGTAAAAAAGGAGAGCCATAAATTTGAAACTGTAATTTGGTTCCTCGTCCAGCACTAACATTTGTACCTTCAAAAAAACAAAGACTAGGATATAAATTTATAGCAATATCATTAGGTAAGTTTGGAGACGGTTTAATAGGTAGACTATAAGCGTAATTATGCGAATAGTTCTTCATTTTAATAACCGTAAGTTCACATTTTATAGCGTTATCTAACCAACTTTCACCATTAATCATTTGTGCATATTCTCCAATCGTCATACCATGAACCACAGGAATAGGATGCATGCCAATAAAACTCTTATGTTCTTTTTCTAGAATTGGCCCATCTACATAATGTCCATTTGGGTTTGGTCTATCTAAAATAATAACAGGAATATTAGCTTCAGCACAAGCTTCCATAACATAATGTAGCGAAGAAATGTAAGTGTAAAAACGTGCACCAACATCTTGTATATCGAAAACCACAACATCTAAATTTTTTAATTGGGCTGCAGAAGGCTTTTTGTTTTTCCCGTAGAGAGAAATTATAGGCAAGCCAGTTTTGGTATCTAAACCATCTTTAACAATTTCTCCAGCATCAGCTTTACCTCTAAAACCATGCTCTGGAGCAAATACTTTTTTAATATTTACTTTATTAGAAATTAAAGAATCTACTATATGAATGTATCTGTCATTATCAAGAGTACTTGATGAAGTAATTTTATCCTTAAAAATAACAGAAGTCTGGTTTGCCACAACACCAACACGCTTACCTTCTAAAAGCTTTAAATACGCTTCAGTCTGGTTTGCACCAATAATAACATCATTTTGTGTTTGATTTAGAATCTCATTACTAGCACCATCATTTTGTACAGTTGCTTCCGTTTTCTCATTTCTTACTTCAGCCTTCTTACCAATAGCATCAAACTTATTAGCCTTTCCACAAGAAATTCCTAAAAAAAGAAATAATAAAACTGTATTTTTACACCACATTAATTGTACACTCATAACTTTTTTGAATTTCGAATATTTTATAGCAAAACGCATTATTGACAGTAAAGCGTATAAAAGTAGTATATCGGCACCAATAATAAAAATTGGAATCGTAGCAATTGCTTTGGGAATTATTGTAATGATGATTGCAATTGCCACAGGAATCGGACTTCAACAAAAAATAAGAGATAAAGTAGTCGCTTTTAATGGGCATATAAACATTACCAATTACGACACTAATAATTCTCAAGAAAGCGAAAATCCAATATCTATAAATCAAGATTTTTATCCAGATTTTAGTAGTGTACAAGGCATAAAACACCTTCAAGGTGTTGCAACAAAACACGCTATATTTAGGCAGCCGGATACTTTCGAGAGTGTTGTAATAAAAGGAGTTGGAGCAGATTACGATTGGCAATATCTAGAAGAATACTTAGTAGAAGGTGTCTTGCCAGACTTTACACAAAAACGAAATGAAGACCTTTTAATATCTCAATACTTTGCAAAAAGACTAAAGCTAAAAATTGGAGATACAGTAAACGCTTACTTTTTAAGAGAAGATATCTCTAAGCCTCCAAGAATTTTGCCATATAAAATTATAGGTATTTACAACTCAGGTTTTAAAGAATTCGACCAATTGTTTGCCATTGGAGACATCAAGCACATTCAACGTTTAAATAAATGGGAGCCAGACCAAATAGGCAATTTTGAAGTTTTTATAGACGATTTCGATGCTATAGACCAAAAAACAAAAGCCATTTTTCAAGAAACGCCCTCAACATTAAACGTAGAATCGGTAAAGCAAAAATTCGGGATGGTATTCGAGTGGATTGGTATTTTCGATAAAAATATTATTGGTATCATTGGTATCATGATTATAGTTGCAGGCATTAACATGATAACCGCATTACTAGTCCTAATACTCGAGCGCACACAAATGATTGGTATACTAAAAGCACTAGGAAGCAGCAGTAATAGCGTAAGAAAAATATTTGTTTACAACGCAACCTATCTTATAATTAAAGGTTTGTTTTGGGGAAATCTAATAGGTTTAAGTCTGTTATTTGCTCAAAAGTATTTTGGCTTTCTAAGCTTCCCAAACCCAGAGCAATATTACATGACCACCATTCCAGTATACATAAGTCTCGACTATATTATACTATTAAACATCGGCACATTTGTACTCTGCTTGGCAATGTTGCTAATCCCATCGTACATTATCACTAAAATTTCTCCAGTAAAAGCCATTCGTTTCGAGTAGCATGTTTTGGGCGTTACCTAAAGGTCGCGCTTTCCGCTATATCTTTTTTGCTTTTAATGGCAAAAAAGGATGCCGCATCAATCCCTAACGCAGGCTTATTAATTATGTTTAGTCATTTAAACCTGAAATTTTGGTTAGTTTAAGCCTTAATTACAGTGGCGCTAAGCTTTACTTAAAATGAACGTTAAAAGAAACAAAAGTATATTTCCATTTTAGTACTTTTGCAAAAGAAAAAGTAAAATAAAAAAAAGCATGCAATACGCAGAAAATATCCTTGAAACTATAGGAAACACACCACTAGTAAAAATAAACAAACTTACAGCAGAGTTACCATGTTTGGTACTCTCTAAATACGAAACCTTTAACCCAGGAAACTCGGTAAAAGATCGTATGGCATTACAAATGATTGAGGATGCCGAAGCAGATGGTAGATTAAAACCAGGAGGAACAATTATAGAAGGAACCTCTGGAAATACAGGAATGGGATTAGCATTAGCAGCAATTATAAAAGGCTACAAATGTATTTTTGTAATGGCAGATAAGCAGTCCAAAGAAAAAGTAGATATCTTAAAAGCAGTAGGAGCAGAAGTAGTAGTTTGCCCAACAGCAGTAGAACCAGACGATCCAAGATCGTACTACTCGGTATCTAAACGTTTAGGCGAAGAAACACCAAACTCATGGTACGTAAACCAATACGATAACCCAAGTAATGCAAAAGCACATTACCAAAGTACAGGACCAGAAATATGGAAACAGACAGATGGTAAAATAACACACTTTGTAGTTGGAGTAGGAACAGGAGGAACAATCTCTGGAGTTGGTAAATATTTAAAAGAACAAAATCCAAATATTAAAATTTGGGGAATAGACACTTACGGTTCAGTATTTAAAAAATACCACGAAACAGGAGTTTTCGACGAAAAAGAAATCTATCCATACGTAACCGAAGGTATTGGAGAAGACATTTTACCAAAAAATGTAGACTTCGATATTATCGATGGTTTTACTAAGGTAACAGATAAAGATGCTGCAGTTTACACACAGCGTTTAAGTAAAGAAGAAGGTATGTTTTTAGGTAATTCTGCTGGTGCAGCAATTAAAGGTGTGTTACAATTAAAAGAACACTTTACTAAAGACGATGTTGTTGTTGTATTGTTTCACGATCATGGTTCACGTTATGTAGGTAAAATGTTTAACGACGATTGGATGCGTAAAATGGGTTATATAGAGTAAACGTCATTGCGAGGACGAAGGACGTGGCAATCTCTTTATCGCTTTAACAGAATAAAAAAAGGAATCTCATAATAAAAAAGCAAAAAGCACAGTTTTAAAACTGTGCTTTTTTTGTTTCATCTTCTTGAGCTTAAATCGGCATTTACCTTTTCGTTAAGAACTTGAATCACCGTTTTTTTTAACTCATCATAGTCAAAATTCTCATCAAATTTATATGGTAAAGATGTGTGCGTTCCATTGATTTCCATTCCAAGATTATATTTTGGTTCGCCTGATTTAACAGGATTGGGTGCGTTTTCCATCTGGATGGTAATTTTAGCTTTTCCATTTTCGTTTAACACATAAAAAACATGCTTATAAAAATATTTATTTTCTTTTACAGCAAAGTATTCCATAGCATGTACTCTTTTGTCTTTCCAAATGAATTTGTCTAAGCAAAACCATTTTTTTCGATAGACATTTAATGTGTCTTTGGAGTAGTTTTCATATAATCTCTGTTTATATGTTTCAGCTTTTTTATATTCCTTTTTAGCATAATAAACTTGTATAATTTCAGAATAATAACCAAAACCTTTAGGGCGTAATTCGTTTAGTTCTTTAAATGCAATTAGTGCTTTGTCGTATTCCTTAGATAACAGTTCGTGATTTGCAATATTTTTAATAAGATTAATATAAGATTCTGAATCTTTTGAGATATTATCCTTTGCAATATAAAAAGATTTGATTGCGTTTTTTATGTCATTTTTCATCAAATAAACCAAAGGAATCTGTGTAAATATATAATCAGGAGGATTTTCTTTTTTTATTGCAGATTTATAAAGGCTAAGAGCTTTGTCTGACCTACCTAAAAAGCAATATGAATTTCCAAGCGCACCTAAATAACTGCTTTCATTTGGGTTTAATTTAATTGCTTTTTTTAATAATTTAATAGCAGTAGAAAACTTCCTTTTATAATTATAGTAAACACCTTTGCTGAAAAAAGTATCTGGATCTGTTTTATCTTTTTTTATAGATAAGTCTATTAATTTTAAGAAATTATTATAATCAGATTTGCTATAATATGTCATTCCAACATAATAAACAGCTTTTGCTGAATAGTTTTTTACATTACCAGAATATTCAGATATAATCTTGTCATATTGTTTGTTTTCATATAGCGTTTTTATAGTATTTGTAAAGTCTTCTTGTGTATAGCCAACAAGACTTGTTAAACCAATCAATACTATAATAATAATTTTATTCATGCTCGTTTTTAATTACACACAATGTCTCGTTGATATAAAATCGTTTCAATGTTTTATATCATACGTTAAACGAAGTTAGTAGAAAAAAATGACAAAGTCAAGTTTGTAATGCTAAAGAAAACAGCTATTTAAATGGGAATTATATGTCTTTCTTCGTTAAGCATCTTCCTCTAGGTTCATCACCTTCCTTAAGTACAATTTCAGAATGTAGAAACTTAGCAGCTTCTGCAGAACCTTTTACTTTAGAAGCACTACGTTCTAGCATTTCTAATTCAAATGTAGTTAATACGCTTTGCCTCACTCCAGCTTTTCTCCATTGAGATAATGGTCTACATTCTCTTGAGATTCCTCGAGCCAATGCCAGCGCATCTAGCAAAGCCTGATTTGCACCTTGTCCTTTAAATGGGCTCATAGGATGAGCTGCATCTCCTATTAGAGTTACTGGTCCAGCTTTATCTAATAATTCTATATCTAGTAATTCTCGATCGTATACAGGATAACCAGAAATTTGAGCTTCTAGTGTTGCTGCAACAATTTGCGGAATGGGATCGTGCCATTGTGTTCTTTTAGATGCTTCTTCTTTTAGAGCTTTAGGTCCTATAGCACTCAACGCTTTTGCTTTCTTTTCTGTTATTGGAAAACTAAGTTGCCACATTATTGAGTTATTGTTATAAGGCATCATATAAATGCGCTCATTACCATTAGCGGTTTGAAATACCGTTTCCGAGTCTAGCAAAGGACTATCAAGTCCATCGAGAGTATCTAAAGGACAAATACCTAATATTACAATACAATCTAGGTAACGTAATGGGTTAATAGCCTCACCAATTAACAATTTTCTTACAGTACTTCGAATACCATCGGCTCCAACCACAAGGTCTGCCTTAGCGATTTTTAATTTCCCATCTACTTTAAAACTTAAATCAACACTTTCTCCTTTAGACTCCTTAAAATCTACTAATTGATGTCCCCAATTTACCATATTATGTCCACCGAGTTGTTCAAGTAGCGCTAAACGTAAAGATTGTCGTGCAATATGTACATTTGTGCGCTTCGAAGATTTTTTATCACCAGACTGTATCCACTTTCTCATTCCCCATTCACCAATAACTTTTCCTTCTGTAGTATGAACCACATGTCTTGTTGAAATTACACCTTCTTTTAGCGCAAAAACACCTAATCCTTTAATAGCTTTACTGGCTTGTTGTAAGGTGAGGCCGTAACCTTGAGATCGTGCTTCGAAGTTATTATCGCGCTCATAAAGAGTAAAAGGAATGCCACGATGTAAACAAGCTACAGCTAAAGCTACTCCTCCAATACCACCACCAATAATAGCAACATGAGGATGGTTTTCTGTATCTGCTACAGGATGACTAGTAGATGCAACTAAGCCAGATCCTTTACAATTTAAACATGAATATAAGCTTCCTTTTGGGCGAACAGGTGCTTTTTTAACACTATTTGTTTTTTCAAATAATCTTAATGCCTCCTGATAGTTGAGTCGTGCTTTTTTGCGTAATTTTCGTCTCTTTTTGCCACGCCCTTTACATTCCTTACATATATTCCAGATAGCCTCTTTGTTTTTCATCTTTATTATTTAACCAAATATCAATGTTGTTGTGTGTAAAATGTTTTGTGTTTGTGTGCTAAGATTTTTCTGAGGGAAAATCAGGCGTAATAAAAGAGGGACAACCTTTCGTTATGCCCAAAATAGTAATTATTTTTATAGATTGTTGTGCAACGTTTTTATCAGTTTGGAATTCCAACTCTTGTAAATAATTCACGCATTTCAACTAGTTCAAATTCATTTTTGAAATTTCCTAAAATTCGTTTTTTTCCGTTATCTAATTCCAATGAGAATCTTTTTCTGCCAAATACAGATTTTTCATTTAGTCGTTTAATTTCTCCGATTTTAATTTTCTCTGCTGTGGAATTTTTGAAAAGAAAGAAATAGAGAGCAATTATAGAAACAATTCCTATCGCAATCCAAAAATATTCAATTATTCCATATCCCGTTTTATTCTGTCCAATTAAACGGGTTAAAGCGTTTGCTAAATTCAATATCATTAAAATCTTTAATATCAGATATTGATTTTTAAGTCCATCTTTAATTTCAATTGTGTTTTCTGATTCGTTATATTCTATTTTCATTGTATTAGGTTTCTGCCAAATGTTGTTCAAATCCTTAATATAAGATAAACTCAATCAATATAACTAATGCAGAATCTAGTGTTAGAGTTGTGGTTATGTTTTGTACTCCCAAAAAAACTCCAGGATTAAACGAAGTTCGACTATTTTTTTATAAAGTAAAGTTTAATGTTTAAGTAAATACGTACATTTAAAACATGCAAGAAGATTTTCTCCATTACCTCTGGAAACATAAAAAATTAGAGACTACTAATCTTAAAACCACAAAAGATGAATTGGTTGCGTTAATAAACGTAGGAGAGCATAACCATAACGCTGGACCAGACTTTTTTAATGCACAATTAAAAATAGGAAGCCAGATTTGGGCAGGAAATTTAGAAATTCATATAAAATCTAGCGATTGGTATTTACATAACCATGAAACAGATAGTAATTACGACAATGTAATTATGCATGTAGTTTGGGAACATGACACCGAAATATTTAGAAAAGACAATACAGAAATACCAACACTAGAATTAAAACACTACGTAACAAAAGAAGCACTAAATAACTACCAGAAATTATTCAGTAATACTCAAAAGTGGATGAATTGTGAAAACGATTTTGCATCAATTCCAGAATTTACTATTTCTAATTGGTTAGAGCGTTTGTATTTTGAACGGTTAGAGCGCAAAGCAAACGATATTACAATTGTATTAGAACAAAGTACTAATAACTGGGAAGCTGTTTTATTTAAAATGTTATCTAAAAACTTTGGGCTAAAAGTAAATGGTGAAGCTTTTGCTAGTATTGCTAATTCTTTCGATTTTTCGATAATAAGAAAACAGCAATCTAAACTACTAAGTTTAGAAGCCTTATTATTTGGGCAAGCAGAATTACTAAAAGAAGATTGCCAAGAACCATACTTTATAGCACTAGAAAAAGAATATCAGTTTTTAAAACAAAAATTTAGTTTGTCTTCTAAAAACGTAACACCTCTGCATTTTTTTAGATTACGACCGCCAAATTTCCCAACCATTCGTTTATCACAATTAGCGAATATGTATTATTTACATCAAAATGTGTTTTCAAAAATAATAGAAGCTAAAACCTTAGAGGATTTCTATAAGTTGTTTTCTGTAGAAACTTCTGTTTTTTGGGAAACACACTATACTTTTAGTAAAGTATCTAAATCATCAAAAAAGAGATTAACAAAATCCTTTATAGATTTGCTGTTAATCAATACTATTATTCCTATAAAATTTAGCTATGCTAAACAATTAGGTAAATCTATAGACGATGACATTGTGCAATTGCTTCAGCAAATAACTTCAGAAAAAAATAGCATTGTCAATAAATTTAATAGCTTAAAAAAGGTTTCTAAATCTGCATTAGACTCTCAAGCTTTAATTCAGCTTAAAACAGAGTATTGTAATAAAAATAAATGTTTGCAATGTGCTATTGGGAATCAGTTGCTTAATAAAATATCAAACTAATTTAGAATTAAAATAGAAAAGGTTTTATTACCTTGCACTATGCAAATAGCACGAAATACATTGTTGTTTTTTCAAAAGCATGGTTATCATGTTTGTCAGCGAATAGCAGATAGGTTAGGTATTCGTGCAAAAATTGTACGTACCTCTTTTATGTATTTAACATTTATAACTGTTGGTTTCGGTTTTGCTTTATATTTATTTATGGCTTTCTGGATGCGAATAAAAGATATCGTATATACTAAAAGATCCTCAGTTTTCGACTTGTAAAAAAATGGTGAATTCACTACTTAAATTTTTTAGAACAAAAATATATTTAGCCATTGCGCTATTAATATTTGTATTATTAACAGGTGTCCTAGGATTTAAAATGATCTCAGGATACTCTTGGGTAGATGCTATTTACATGACGGTTATTACTATTACAACCGTAGGTTTTGGAGAGGTGCAACCGCTGGATGATAGCTCCAAAATATTTACTGTATTTTTAATTTTATCTAGTGTTGTAATAGTAGGTTACGCACTTTCTATTATTACCGAGTATATTATTAGTAGAAATAACTTCGATGAGCTAAAAAAGAAAAAGATGCAAAAGAAAATTGATAGTTTCAAAAATCACACTATTATCTGTGGATTTGGACGTAATGGAAAACAGGCGGCTAAAAAATTAATGTCTTATAAAAAGCCATTTGTAATTATAGAGAAAAATAAAGATATTATAGAGAAGTTCCAGAGTGAAACAATACCAATGGTATTTGGTAATGCTAACGAAGATGAAATACTTTTACAAGCAGGTTTAGAAAGAGCAGGTACACTAATTTCGGCTTTGCCAAGTGATGCAGATAATCTATTTGTGGTGCTTTCTGCGAGGCAAATAAATAAAAATGCATGCATAATTAGTCGTGCTTCTCGTGAAACCTCTTATCAAAAATTAAAATTAGCAGGCGCAAATAATGTTATTTCACCAGATAGAATTGGTGGAGATCACATGGCGTCTTTAGTTGTAGTTCCAGATTTAATCGAGTTTATAGATAATCTAGCTGTAGGTGGAAACGAAAATGTAAATATTGAAGAAATAGATGTAGATAAACTCTATAACACGTCTAATAAAGTGCAGACTATTAAGGATTTAGATTTGAGAAACAAAACTGGTTGTACAGTTATTGGTTTTAAAGGAAGCGATGGAGAATACATTGTAAATCCAGAAGCCGAAACAAAATTAGTACCACATTCTAAGGTTATTGTTCTTGGAAGACCAGAGCAAATACAAGAGCTTAATTCTATCTACGATTTAGATTAGTGTTAATATTTTAACGACTACCATTTTATAAACTCAGCATTTTTTTGCATCTTGCTGTTCTTAAACTAAAAACTAACTAACTAAAAACACATTATGAAGAAGTATCTTCTTTCAATTTTCTCATTAATTTTACCACTATTATCTTTGGCTCAAGATGCTACAGAAATAGGTATCGATCAAAAAATCGATAATGCCTTTGGAAGCGCTACAGGTTGGTTTGTAGATATAATATTTTATAGAATAGATTTTGGAGGAGGCGTAAAAATATTTTGGGTTTTATTTCCTTTAATCCTTGGAGCTTTATATTTTACCTTTTACTTTAAATTTATAAACTTTAGAGGATTTTTTACTTCAGTAAATATTGTTAGAGGTAAATACGATCATTTAGATGGTGCAGATGATAAAAGTGTGCAGGATCTACATGTGGCTGGAGATTCAACTCCAGGTGGAGATTCTATTGAAACCATTAAGATTGAAAATCATGAAGGAGAGGTTAGTCATTTCCAAGCATTAACAGCAGCTTTATCAGCAACTGTAGGTCTAGGAAACATAGCAGGTGTTGCCATTGCTGTTTCAATTGGTGGAGCAGGAGCAACGTTTTGGATGATTGTAGCTGGATTTTTAGGTATGGCTTCAAAATTTGTAGAATGTACTTTAGGTGTAAAATACAGAGATATAGAAGCAGATGGTACTGTTTACGGTGGACCAATGTACTACTTAACTAAAGGACTAAAATCTAAAGGTCTTGGTGGTTTAGGTAAAGTGCTAGCAGTATTGTTTGCAATATTTGTTATTGGTGGTTCTTTTGGAGGTGGAAACATGTTCCAAGTTAATCAAGCATTTCAATTAGTAGAAAATATTACTGGAGGAGAGCAATCTTTCCTACATGGTTATGGTTGGGCATTTGGTCTTGTTATGGCTATTTTAGTTGGTATCGTTATTATTGGAGGTATTAAAAAAATAGCTAGTGTTACAGATAAAATTGTACCGTTTATGGTTGCTATTTATGTAGCAGCATCATTATTCGTAATCATTTCTAAATCAGATATGATTGGATCAGCTTTTCTTGCAATTTGGGATGGAGCATTTAGCCCAGAAGGAATTGCTGGTGGTGTAGTAGGTGTATTAGTACAAGGATTTAGACGTGCAGCGTTCTCAAACGAAGCAGGTATTGGTTCGGCTTCTATAGCGCACGCAGCAGTAAAAACAAAATATGCAGCAAGTGAAGGTTTAGTAGCATTATTAGAACCTTTCATAGATACAGTTGTTGTTTGTACAATGACGGCTTTAGTATTAATTATTACTGGTTTTGTAGATCCATCTAATCCTCCAGGAAGTGATGCTCAAGCAATATTATTAACGTCTAGTGCATTCGAATCTTCAATCTCATGGTTTCCATATGTATTAACTGTAGCAGTTGTTTTATTTGCATTCAGTTCAATGATATCATGGTCTTACTATGGTTACCAAGGATGGTCTTACCTATTCGGACGTACTAAAAAAGCAGAGTACACTTATAAAGTTATCTTTTGTGTATTTGTAGTTATTGGAGCAGCAGCAAGTTTAGGTTCTGTAATTGGTTTCTCAGATGCTATGGTATTTGCAATGATGGTTCCAAACATGATTGGTCTGGTACTTCTTGCACCTAAAGTAAAGGAAGAGCTTCTAAAGTATACGACTGCCATTAAAGCTAATAAAGAATAACATATAGTATTAATATGAAAAATATAAGATCCCATTTCAAGTTCACTAAGCAACAACGAAATGGGATTTTTTTATTACTATTACTTATCGTTACCTTTCAATGTGTTTATGCATATGTTAGTTTTTCTTCGGAAGAAATAAGCGTTGACTTAAAAGCGTTACAATTATTTCAAGCAGAAATAGATTCACTAAAATTGGTTGAAGTTGAAAAACGTAAACCAAAAATCTACCCTTTCAATCCAAACTTTATTACAGATTATAAAGGCTATACCTTGGGTATGACAAATGAAGAAATTGATAGGCTTTCAAAATTTCGAGCTAAAAACCAATGGGTGAATTCAGCAAAACAGTTCCAACAAGTCACAAAAGTTTCAGATTCTGTCTTTAATAAAATCTCACCATATTTTAAATTTCCAGATTGGGTAACAAATCCAAAGCCTAAAAAACAATACACAAAGTCTTTTAATACTAGTAAACCTAAGACGGAAGCTGAGAAGATAGATTTAAACGTCGCAACAGCAATGCAGCTTCAAAAGGTTTATGGAATAGGTGAAGCGTATTCAGAGCGTATAATAAAATACCGTACAAAACAAAATGGTTTTGTTTCATTAATAGAATTAAACGAAGTCTATGGTTTAAAACCTGAAACGATAGAAGAACTTAAAAAATCTTTTAGTTTAAAAACACCAAAAGCAATCAGTAAAATTAATTTAAACACAGCTTCTAAATCAGAATTGGTAACAGCTAGATTTATAGATTACGAAATTGCCCATAATATTATTGAATATAGAACTCTTCACGAAGGCTTTGAAAATATTGAGGAATTAACAAAAGTTAAAGACTTTCCGGTAAAAAAAATAGAGATAATTAAGTTATATTTACAGCTTAATTAGAATATAATAAAATGGATAGTAGATACTTCACCGAAGAACATAATTTATTTAGAGAAAGTTTATCAGATTTCTTACAAAAAGAAGTTGTTCCACATATAGATAAGTGGGAAAAAACTGGACACATAGAACGTTTTATTTGGGAAAAATTTGGAGAAATGGGCTTTTTCGGGATAGCATATCCAGAAGCTTATGGAGGAATGGATTTAGATCTGTTTTATACCGTTATATTTTTAGAAGAACTTCAAAAAGTGAATTCTGGTGGTTTTGCTGCTGCAATGTGGGCACATGCTTACTTAGCAATGACACATGTAAATGCAGAAGGAAGTGAAGAAGTAAAACAAAAATATTTAACCAAAAGTATAACAGGTGAAATGATTGGTGCAATGGCAGTAACCGAACCTTTTGGAGGTAGTGATGTTGCAGGAATGCGAACAACTGCTGTTAAAAAGGGAGATACTTACGTGTTAAACGGATCTAAAACATTTATTACAAATGGTGTATATAGCGATTATATTGTAGTAGCTGCCAAAACAAGTCCAGAACTTGGTAATAAAGGTATTAGTATGTTTATTGTAGATAGAGACACTAAAGGTGTTAGCGCAACAAAATTAGATAAATTAGGTTGGAGAGCTAGTGATACAGGAGAAATTGCATTCGATAATGTAACCATTCCTGCAAGCCATTTAATGGGAGAAGAAGGAAAAGGGTTTC includes these proteins:
- a CDS encoding acyl-CoA dehydrogenase family protein codes for the protein MDSRYFTEEHNLFRESLSDFLQKEVVPHIDKWEKTGHIERFIWEKFGEMGFFGIAYPEAYGGMDLDLFYTVIFLEELQKVNSGGFAAAMWAHAYLAMTHVNAEGSEEVKQKYLTKSITGEMIGAMAVTEPFGGSDVAGMRTTAVKKGDTYVLNGSKTFITNGVYSDYIVVAAKTSPELGNKGISMFIVDRDTKGVSATKLDKLGWRASDTGEIAFDNVTIPASHLMGEEGKGFPYIMQHFAFERLIMGINSHARAEFALEYAVKYMGERQAFGKTIDKFQALRHTMADCYADMEVCKEFNYTVAARLDKDEYVVKEATISKLRSTKMADDVIYQCLQMLGGYGYMEEYPMARLLRDSRLGPIGGGTSEILREIIAKMVIDKKEYKPAVKH